The Salvia splendens isolate huo1 chromosome 21, SspV2, whole genome shotgun sequence genome includes a window with the following:
- the LOC121783854 gene encoding metalloendoproteinase 3-MMP-like, whose translation MPSKIFQPISFIFLIFILLAPTGHAKRSTPSDKKTSSLDFFKKLKGCHKGNTTKEIHKLKAYLEQFGYLKYQNKTHATDDDFDDILESALKTYQENYHIKPSGIVDDATISKMITPRCGVPDIVNGTNYMQPRGKKHKSSRSSNIHTVSHYSFFPGRPKWPSTKTHLTYRFLSNVPTYAINPVASAFQKWGSSTHFTFARVQTNQNADLEIGFFRGDHGDGFPFEGNTIAHAFAPPVGKFHYDEDDRWSVGAVAGALHLETVALHEIGHLLGLDHSLEEAAIMYSMIGTGQIKNLHADDIAGIRALYNR comes from the coding sequence ATGCCTTCCAAGATTTTTCAGCCCATCTCCTTTATTTTCCTCATTTTCATACTACTTGCTCCAACTGGCCATGCCAAGAGGAGCACCCCAAGTGACAAAAAAACATCCTCTTTAGATTTCTTCAAGAAATTAAAAGGTTGTCACAAGGGAAACACCACAAAAGAGATCCACAAGCTTAAAGCCTATCTCGAGCAATTTGGCTATCTCAAATACCAAAACAAAACCCATGCCACTGATGATGATTTCGATGATATTCTAGAATCAGCCCTCAAAACCTATCAAGAAAACTACCACATCAAACCCTCAGGTATTGTAGACGATGCAACGATATCAAAAATGATAACCCCACGATGTGGGGTACCCGATATCGTTAACGGCACTAACTACATGCAACCTCGTGGCAAGAAACACAAGTCGTCTAGATCGAGCAACATCCACACAGTATCCCACTACAGTTTCTTTCCAGGAAGACCTAAATGGCCATCTACTAAAACCCATCTCACTTATAGATTCTTGTCCAACGTTCCCACATATGCTATAAACCCTGTGGCAAGTGCCTTCCAAAAGTGGGGGTCTTCCACCCACTTCACCTTTGCACGAGTCCAAACCAATCAAAATGCTGATTTGGAAATAGGGTTCTTTAGAGGTGATCACGGAGATGGATTCCCTTTTGAGGGCAACACCATAGCTCATGCATTTGCACCACCAGTTGGAAAGTTCCATTACGACGAAGATGATAGATGGTCCGTTGGGGCAGTTGCGGGTGCTTTACACCTGGAAACTGTTGCGCTTCATGAAATCGGACACCTTTTAGGGCTTGATCATAGTTTAGAAGAAGCGGCAATCATGTACTCTATGATCGGAACCGGACAAATCAAGAACTTGCATGCAGATGATATTGCAGGGATAAGAGCTTTGTACAATCGCTAA
- the LOC121783458 gene encoding metalloendoproteinase 1-like, which translates to MYHTQNTTLLHLFKHSFMASKIFHPISFMFLIFILLAPIGHAKRSIPSDKNSSPFDFIKKLEGCHKGNNTKDIHELKAYLEQFGYLNYPNKTHATDDDFDDTLESALKTYQKNYNIKPSGIIDDETISKMTTPRCGVPDIVNGTNYMQPRDNKHEPSSSTFHIVSHYSFFQGNPRWPPSKTRLTYRFEANYPTSAIPPVARAFQKWDAATRFSFAQVPTNQFSDLVIGFFRGNHGDGYPFDGRGGTLAHAFAPTDGRFHYDADESWSIGSVPGSFDLETLALHEIGHLLGLDHSSVSAAIMFPTFSDGEVKNLHPDDIEGIRVLYL; encoded by the coding sequence ATgtatcacacacaaaacacaacactcttaCATCTTTTCAAGCACTCGTTCATGGCTTCTAAGATCTTTCATCCAATCTCCTTCATGTTCCTCATTTTCATACTACTTGCTCCAATTGGCCATGCCAAGAGGAGCATCCCAAGTGACAAAAACTCATCCCCTTTTGATTTCATCAAGAAATTAGAAGGTTGTCACAAGGGAAACAACACAAAAGATATCCACGAGCTCAAAGCCTATCTCGAGCAATTTGGCTATCTCAATTATCCAAACAAAACCCATGCCACAGATGATGATTTTGATGATACCCTAGAATCAGCCCTTAAAACCTACCAGAAAAACTACAACATCAAACCCTCAGGTATCATAGATGATGAAACGATATCGAAAATGACAACCCCGCGATGCGGGGTGCCGGATATCGTTAACGGCACCAACTACATGCAACCCCGCGACAATAAACACGAGCCGAGCTCGAGCACCTTCCACATAGTATCTCACTACAGTTTCTTTCAAGGAAACCCTAGATGGCCACCTTCTAAAACCCGTCTCACTTATAGATTTGAGGCCAACTATCCCACAAGTGCTATTCCCCCTGTGGCACGTGCCTTCCAAAAGTGGGATGCTGCCACGCGCTTTTCCTTTGCACAAGTCCCAACCAATCAATTCTctgatttggttatagggttctTTAGAGGTAATCACGGAGATGGATACCCTTTTGATGGCCGTGGCGGAACTCTAGCTCATGCATTTGCACCAACAGATGGAAGGTTCCATTATGACGCGGACGAGAGCTGGTCCATCGGGTCAGTTCCGGGCTCTTTTGACCTTGAAACCCTTGCACTTCATGAAATCGGACACCTTTTAGGGCTTGATCACAGCAGCGTTAGTGCGGCTATCATGTTTCCGACGTTTTCCGACGGAGAGGTCAAGAACTTGCATCCAGATGATATTGAAGGAATAAGAGTTctgtatttataa